The proteins below come from a single Caulobacter flavus genomic window:
- a CDS encoding cellulose synthase subunit BcsC-related outer membrane protein: MKTLRRMSVEAALAAILMAGGTATVAEAQTGGAAVSALVRQGDFWSQKGRKDLAADAYKRALAADPNNAAAKRGLAALDAPQRPGASAPAAGGGDLARARGLAQKGDSAAAAAAYRQAFGGANPPDALALEYYQTLAGAPGGVAQAQTGLRALAARKPGDQNVQLALGQALTYREGTRREGVALLARLAGGGGAVSGKAASAWRQALTWMDENPRNADLFGDYLAARPNDAEISRKLAAAKVAPKASAAAPVDPSAGDRARGFQALQAGEVAEAERRFQAALSRRSTDADALGGLGLVRLQAQQFSEAADLLTRAGRASPASAGRWKEALTSARFYSGLQTAQAALDQGQAAKAEQTLRPLTAQTYPDRLLASNLLAESLRRQGKAAEAEGVYRQILAAAPTQAEAQQGLVQVLLDQGRTAEAETAAAASPALQPDASGQNPLRGRIDHERANQLWANGDLSGANAAFESALASAPSDPWVRLDFARFLAGQGEVQAAEGLMSQVAAGSSPEQIHAAAVFADQQGRPSEALTLLNRAPVGRMTPEMTALRGRLEIDAAIDQARQGGSVAQLRGLAARPGLSVDAEGRLASALYDLGDRQTALSIAQRALVEGVTEAPAGYDGMVAVLAKAGCDAEAAAIIRQAATRAGSSPEGTRAVADLTATLGAERADRLRQNGDLASAFDVLSAAFAVAPKNTRLLAPLGRVYLDGKMYDEAAQAYGVLLRAKPGDKEALIGLADASAGRGDVAGARRTLAQAIAASPRDADLYLASARVERQAGNERGALEALRTAKLLRERRPTFGSGLDAVLAPGGSNASSGGGLGPNPFTSGGVPARASVLPVAASRYDLMGSAAAAPLLGVDTASGGDDLAGVLAPAAPAPAASYAATGERNFAGVAFPFTGRNGRAGEAASPRPAATVAPAPGNPFVAPAARDPVVGDIDRQIAEITARTAAQVSGSAQIRARSGEAGLGRLHELSASASASANLGEARFTASLSPVSIDGGTPSGSAEQRYGANQIVNARAIVGEFAPVYRAASPQSASGASVNLAMEAGPLKADIGATPIGFGDVDVAGGLTFSPRLGASGQGKAWIERRPVTDSVVAYAGARDTVTGQRWGRVMRTGGGVSLSYDDGASGLYGDASYSHYDGEHVADNDSYQVNLGGYIRPYRRGETQVQVGFNLNQQGFDNNQNFFSLGHGGYFSPKTFTSLTAPISVTARQGAWKFKGAVAPGYQTYNQAGAAYFPMDPALQGELTTLAQADADVFPRYLAQSASGFGISGGLSADYQFRPGASIGGAVNFNTFGVYNETAVSVGVKQILGGDGGR; this comes from the coding sequence GTGAAGACCCTGCGTCGCATGTCCGTCGAGGCCGCCCTGGCCGCCATACTGATGGCGGGCGGGACGGCGACCGTCGCCGAGGCCCAGACCGGAGGCGCGGCGGTGTCCGCCCTCGTGCGCCAGGGCGACTTCTGGAGCCAGAAGGGCCGCAAGGACCTGGCCGCCGACGCCTACAAGCGCGCCCTGGCGGCCGATCCGAACAACGCCGCCGCCAAGCGCGGCCTGGCGGCGCTGGATGCGCCCCAGCGCCCGGGCGCCAGCGCGCCGGCGGCCGGGGGCGGCGACCTGGCCAGGGCCCGGGGCCTGGCTCAGAAGGGCGACAGCGCCGCGGCCGCGGCCGCCTATCGCCAGGCGTTCGGCGGCGCCAACCCGCCCGACGCCCTGGCGCTGGAGTACTACCAGACCCTGGCCGGCGCGCCCGGCGGCGTCGCCCAGGCCCAGACCGGCCTTCGCGCCCTGGCCGCCCGCAAGCCCGGCGACCAGAACGTCCAGCTGGCGCTGGGCCAGGCCCTGACCTACCGCGAAGGCACCCGCCGCGAAGGCGTGGCGCTGCTGGCCCGACTGGCGGGCGGCGGCGGCGCGGTCTCGGGCAAGGCCGCCAGCGCCTGGCGCCAGGCCCTGACCTGGATGGACGAGAATCCGCGCAACGCCGACCTGTTCGGCGACTACCTGGCCGCCCGTCCCAACGACGCCGAGATCTCGCGCAAGCTGGCGGCCGCCAAGGTCGCGCCCAAGGCCAGCGCCGCCGCGCCGGTCGACCCGTCGGCCGGCGACCGCGCCAGGGGCTTCCAGGCCCTGCAGGCCGGCGAGGTCGCCGAGGCCGAACGCCGCTTCCAGGCCGCCCTCTCGCGCCGGTCGACCGACGCCGACGCGCTCGGCGGCCTGGGCCTGGTGCGCCTGCAGGCCCAGCAGTTCTCCGAGGCCGCCGACCTCCTGACCCGGGCCGGCCGCGCCAGCCCCGCCAGCGCCGGCCGCTGGAAGGAGGCCCTGACCAGCGCCCGGTTCTATTCCGGCCTGCAGACCGCCCAGGCGGCGCTCGACCAGGGCCAGGCGGCGAAGGCCGAGCAGACCCTGCGGCCGCTGACCGCCCAGACCTATCCCGACCGCCTGCTGGCCTCGAACCTGCTGGCCGAGTCGCTGCGTCGCCAGGGCAAGGCGGCCGAGGCCGAGGGGGTCTATCGCCAGATCCTCGCCGCCGCCCCGACCCAGGCCGAGGCCCAGCAGGGCCTGGTGCAGGTGCTGCTCGACCAGGGACGCACGGCCGAGGCCGAGACGGCGGCGGCCGCTTCGCCGGCCCTGCAGCCCGACGCCAGCGGCCAGAATCCCTTGCGCGGCCGCATCGACCACGAGCGCGCCAACCAGCTGTGGGCCAACGGCGACCTGTCGGGCGCCAACGCCGCCTTCGAGAGCGCGCTGGCCTCGGCGCCCAGCGACCCGTGGGTGCGGCTCGACTTCGCCCGCTTCCTGGCCGGGCAGGGCGAGGTCCAGGCGGCCGAAGGCCTGATGTCCCAGGTCGCCGCGGGCAGCAGCCCCGAGCAGATCCACGCCGCGGCCGTCTTCGCCGACCAGCAGGGGCGGCCCAGCGAGGCCCTGACCCTGCTGAACCGCGCGCCCGTGGGCCGCATGACGCCGGAGATGACCGCCCTGCGCGGCCGGCTGGAGATCGACGCGGCCATCGACCAGGCCAGGCAGGGCGGCAGCGTCGCCCAGCTTCGCGGGCTGGCCGCCCGCCCCGGACTGTCGGTCGACGCCGAGGGGCGCCTGGCCTCGGCCCTCTACGACCTGGGCGACCGCCAGACCGCCCTGTCGATCGCCCAGCGCGCCCTGGTCGAGGGCGTCACAGAGGCGCCGGCCGGCTATGACGGCATGGTCGCGGTGCTGGCCAAGGCCGGCTGCGACGCCGAGGCCGCCGCCATCATCCGCCAGGCTGCGACCCGCGCCGGATCCTCGCCCGAGGGAACTCGCGCCGTCGCCGACCTGACCGCCACCCTGGGCGCGGAGCGGGCCGACCGCCTGCGCCAGAACGGGGATCTGGCCAGCGCCTTCGACGTGCTGTCGGCCGCCTTCGCCGTGGCGCCCAAGAACACCCGCCTGCTGGCGCCGCTGGGCCGGGTCTATCTGGACGGCAAGATGTACGACGAGGCCGCCCAGGCCTACGGCGTACTGCTGCGGGCCAAGCCCGGCGACAAGGAGGCCCTGATCGGCCTGGCCGACGCCTCGGCTGGCCGGGGCGACGTGGCCGGCGCCCGCCGCACGCTGGCCCAGGCCATCGCCGCCTCGCCGCGCGACGCCGACCTCTATCTCGCCTCGGCCCGGGTCGAGCGCCAGGCCGGCAACGAGCGCGGCGCCCTGGAGGCCCTGCGCACGGCCAAGCTCCTGCGCGAGCGGCGACCGACCTTCGGCTCGGGCCTCGACGCGGTGCTGGCGCCGGGCGGCTCCAACGCCTCGTCGGGCGGCGGTCTTGGCCCCAATCCGTTCACCTCGGGCGGCGTCCCGGCGCGCGCGTCGGTGCTGCCGGTGGCGGCCAGCCGCTACGACCTGATGGGCTCGGCGGCCGCAGCGCCGCTGCTGGGCGTCGACACGGCGTCCGGCGGAGACGATCTGGCCGGCGTGCTGGCTCCGGCCGCGCCGGCGCCCGCCGCTTCGTACGCGGCGACCGGCGAGCGCAACTTCGCCGGCGTGGCCTTCCCGTTCACCGGCCGCAACGGCCGCGCGGGCGAGGCCGCCTCGCCGCGTCCGGCTGCGACGGTCGCGCCGGCGCCGGGCAATCCGTTCGTCGCCCCGGCGGCGCGTGACCCCGTGGTCGGCGACATCGACCGCCAGATCGCCGAGATCACCGCCCGCACCGCCGCGCAGGTTTCCGGCTCGGCCCAGATCCGCGCCCGCTCGGGCGAGGCGGGCCTTGGGCGGCTGCACGAACTGTCGGCCAGCGCCTCGGCCTCGGCCAACCTGGGCGAGGCGCGCTTCACCGCCTCCCTGTCGCCGGTCAGCATCGACGGCGGCACGCCCTCGGGCTCGGCCGAGCAGCGCTATGGCGCAAACCAGATCGTCAACGCCCGCGCCATCGTCGGCGAGTTCGCGCCGGTCTATCGCGCCGCCTCGCCGCAGAGCGCCTCGGGCGCGTCGGTGAACCTGGCCATGGAGGCCGGACCGCTGAAGGCCGACATCGGCGCCACCCCGATCGGCTTCGGCGACGTCGACGTGGCCGGCGGGCTGACCTTCTCGCCGCGCCTGGGCGCCAGCGGCCAGGGCAAGGCCTGGATCGAGCGGCGCCCGGTCACCGACAGCGTCGTGGCCTATGCCGGCGCCCGCGACACGGTCACCGGCCAGCGCTGGGGCAGGGTGATGCGCACCGGCGGCGGGGTCAGCCTGTCCTACGACGACGGCGCCTCGGGCCTCTACGGCGACGCCAGCTACAGCCACTACGACGGCGAGCATGTGGCCGACAACGACAGCTACCAGGTCAATCTGGGCGGCTACATCCGGCCCTACCGCCGGGGCGAGACGCAGGTGCAGGTCGGCTTCAACCTCAACCAGCAGGGCTTCGACAACAACCAGAACTTCTTCAGCCTGGGGCACGGCGGCTATTTCAGCCCCAAGACCTTCACCAGCCTGACCGCGCCGATCAGCGTCACGGCCAGGCAGGGCGCGTGGAAGTTCAAGGGCGCGGTCGCCCCCGGCTACCAGACCTACAACCAGGCGGGCGCGGCCTATTTCCCGATGGATCCGGCCCTGCAGGGCGAGCTGACGACCCTGGCCCAGGCCGATGCGGACGTGTTCCCGCGCTATCTGGCCCAGAGCGCCAGCGGCTTCGGGATCTCGGGCGGGCTGTCGGCCGACTACCAGTTCCGGCCCGGCGC
- the bcsA gene encoding UDP-forming cellulose synthase catalytic subunit encodes MTVGVSPKSFAERAMLRIGVVLLIAAFLAVAVVAIVMPLSFKDQALFAGATIVGVVVANRLSQSKHLTVALCVVSVIVSTRYLWWRTTETLHFRNAAEAFFGTGLYLAEIYAWLILLLGYLQTAWPLQRPVRPLEGAPATWPRVDVYIPTYNESLEIVQDTVLAALGMDYPRDRFKVYLLDDGRRPEFKEFAERAGAIYMTRPDNFGAKAGNLNHALEQTDAELVCIFDCDHIPTRAFLQMTIGWFQEDQRLALLQTPHHFYSPDPVQRNIQTVKDIPGEGDLFYGVVQPGNDLWNAAFFCGSCAVIRRSALEETHGFAHETVTEDAHTALKLQRKGWNTAFLEIRLSAGLATERLALHIGQRIRWARGMTQIFRVDNPLFGKGLTLAQRLCYLNAMLHFQFPLPRIVFLTSPLAFLLLGFNIISASAPVILVYALPHLVHSIVTNNRMQGEERMAFWGEIYETLLAFHLVAPTIVTLFAPKRGKFNVTDKGGRLEKGYFDWSLMWPHVVVAGLLIAGLCWGVWKLVTAEPDVVLVGTLVLNTFWTLFSLLVLLTAIAVGRETRQVRQHVRIEAFLPARLRLTNGEVLDVETREVSMGGLSAIVPDGFWGNERHIDTVEFLQDERARQFKARAVMFDKGVLRVQFLPLGFAERRDLVRNVVGRADAWQPNAHWAPVRPMAALAGLVRASASILFWWRAAKPAALTSRSRAGGPDGGAAVILAGALLAGALGWSGQAKAQPTEVAAPAPAGSTRVLTLKDLGFGQPLRLQGVQGEAGVDFTLRRDEVVTAARLVVNGAYSPSLLGDLSQLAVTLNGEPAGTVMLTPDRAAGTEWSIPIDPALFLRDNNLNLRFIGHYTRACEDPQHSSLWMNVSNQRSRLELTVSRLPAQPDLSQLPGPFFDKGGGKLVLPFVFAETPSDAVLRGAGAAASYFGMRASYRGFAFPTLVGVLPQGEGVVFGQSGQTIGGLVLPQVSGPTLAVVANPQAPEHRLLLVIGRDTSEIRRAALALSISQGGLSGAMAQVDTALIAPRAPYDAPRWLRMDRPVRMGELVDAQLLQAPGLSPAPVTVPFRVAPDLFLWPVQGAPMRVRYRYPKGPWFDREQSRLDVSLNGQYLRSYRLSAQDRTAEVRGLFNRFARNEHSLDLPPYLLFGASQLQFYFDIKSNKTGACQGQLPTNVHSGIDPDSTIDLSGGRHFAALPNLAFFASAGFPFTRNADLDKTTVVLDANPAPADIEAYLNLMGRFGDVTGAPVTRVAVARGADAASLKGRDVLLIGRPETARRLSGLFAGAPVAFEDDRLRLKAAALAERVFLMADGEAAKAREHADDLLVAGDGFEGLVSFRSPYDRDRAVVAVLASDPARLPAVIARLDDPAQNARVQGDLAVVTEDGFSSFQVGKQFHTGDLPWWVYMMWWLSQRPLLLAASIFGVGLALSFPIIFALKSVARRRLEGDSHK; translated from the coding sequence ATGACGGTCGGGGTGTCGCCGAAGTCCTTCGCCGAGCGAGCGATGCTGCGCATCGGCGTGGTGCTGCTGATCGCCGCCTTCCTGGCCGTCGCCGTGGTGGCGATCGTCATGCCGCTGAGCTTCAAGGACCAGGCCCTGTTCGCCGGCGCGACCATCGTCGGCGTCGTCGTCGCCAACCGCCTGTCGCAGTCCAAGCACCTGACCGTGGCCCTGTGCGTGGTCTCGGTGATCGTCAGCACCCGCTATCTGTGGTGGCGCACGACCGAGACCCTGCACTTTCGCAACGCCGCCGAGGCCTTCTTCGGCACGGGCCTCTATCTGGCCGAGATCTATGCCTGGCTGATCCTGCTGCTGGGCTATCTGCAGACCGCGTGGCCGCTGCAGCGTCCGGTGCGGCCGCTGGAAGGCGCGCCGGCGACCTGGCCGCGGGTCGACGTCTATATTCCGACCTACAACGAGAGCCTGGAGATCGTGCAGGACACGGTGCTGGCCGCGCTGGGGATGGACTATCCCCGCGACCGCTTCAAGGTGTACCTGCTGGACGACGGCCGCCGTCCCGAGTTCAAGGAATTCGCCGAGCGCGCGGGCGCGATCTACATGACCCGCCCCGACAACTTCGGGGCCAAGGCCGGCAACCTGAACCACGCCCTGGAGCAGACCGACGCCGAGTTGGTCTGCATCTTCGACTGCGACCACATCCCCACCCGCGCCTTCCTGCAGATGACGATCGGCTGGTTCCAGGAGGACCAGCGCCTGGCCCTGCTGCAGACGCCGCACCACTTCTATTCACCCGATCCGGTGCAGCGGAACATCCAGACGGTGAAGGACATCCCCGGCGAGGGCGACCTGTTCTACGGCGTCGTCCAGCCGGGCAACGACCTGTGGAACGCGGCCTTCTTCTGCGGCTCCTGCGCGGTGATCCGCCGCTCGGCGCTGGAGGAGACCCACGGCTTCGCCCACGAGACCGTCACCGAGGACGCCCACACCGCGCTGAAGCTGCAGCGCAAGGGCTGGAACACCGCTTTTCTCGAGATTCGCCTGTCGGCCGGCCTGGCGACCGAGCGCCTGGCCCTGCACATCGGCCAGCGCATCCGCTGGGCGCGCGGCATGACCCAGATCTTCCGCGTCGACAATCCGCTGTTTGGCAAGGGCCTGACCCTGGCCCAGCGGCTTTGTTACCTGAACGCGATGCTGCACTTCCAATTTCCGCTGCCGCGCATCGTGTTCCTGACCTCGCCGCTGGCCTTCCTGCTGCTGGGCTTCAACATCATCAGCGCCTCGGCGCCGGTGATCCTGGTCTACGCCCTGCCGCACCTGGTGCACTCGATCGTCACCAACAACCGCATGCAGGGCGAGGAACGCATGGCGTTCTGGGGCGAGATCTACGAGACCCTGCTGGCCTTCCACCTGGTGGCCCCCACCATCGTCACGCTGTTCGCTCCCAAGCGCGGCAAGTTCAACGTCACCGACAAGGGCGGACGGCTGGAGAAGGGCTATTTCGACTGGTCGCTGATGTGGCCGCACGTGGTGGTCGCGGGCCTGCTGATCGCCGGCCTGTGCTGGGGCGTCTGGAAGCTGGTGACCGCCGAGCCCGACGTCGTGCTGGTCGGCACCCTGGTGCTCAACACCTTCTGGACGCTGTTCAGCCTGCTGGTGCTGCTGACCGCCATCGCCGTCGGCCGCGAGACGCGCCAGGTGCGCCAGCACGTGCGCATCGAGGCCTTCCTGCCCGCCCGCCTGCGCCTGACCAACGGCGAGGTGCTGGACGTCGAGACCCGCGAGGTCTCGATGGGCGGGCTCTCGGCGATCGTTCCCGACGGCTTCTGGGGGAACGAGCGCCACATCGACACGGTTGAATTCCTGCAGGACGAGCGCGCCCGCCAGTTCAAGGCCCGCGCCGTCATGTTCGACAAGGGGGTTTTGAGAGTGCAGTTCCTGCCGCTCGGCTTCGCCGAACGCCGCGACCTGGTGCGCAACGTCGTCGGCCGCGCCGACGCCTGGCAGCCCAACGCCCACTGGGCGCCGGTGCGCCCGATGGCGGCCCTGGCCGGCCTGGTGCGGGCCAGCGCCAGCATCCTCTTCTGGTGGCGGGCGGCCAAGCCCGCGGCCCTGACCTCGCGCTCGCGCGCCGGCGGTCCCGACGGCGGCGCGGCGGTGATCCTGGCCGGCGCGCTGCTGGCCGGCGCCCTGGGCTGGAGCGGCCAGGCCAAGGCCCAGCCGACCGAGGTCGCCGCGCCCGCGCCGGCAGGCTCGACCCGCGTGCTGACGCTCAAGGACCTGGGCTTCGGACAGCCGCTGCGCCTGCAGGGCGTGCAGGGCGAGGCCGGCGTCGACTTCACCCTGCGCCGCGACGAGGTGGTCACGGCTGCGCGCCTGGTGGTCAACGGCGCCTATTCGCCGTCGCTTCTGGGCGACCTGTCGCAGTTGGCCGTCACCCTCAACGGCGAGCCGGCCGGCACGGTCATGCTGACCCCCGACCGGGCGGCGGGAACCGAGTGGTCGATCCCGATCGACCCGGCCCTGTTCCTGCGCGACAACAACCTCAATCTCCGTTTCATCGGCCACTACACCCGCGCCTGCGAGGACCCGCAGCACTCGTCGCTGTGGATGAACGTCAGCAACCAGCGCTCGCGCCTGGAGCTGACCGTCTCGCGCCTGCCGGCCCAGCCGGACCTGTCGCAACTGCCCGGACCGTTCTTCGACAAGGGCGGCGGCAAGCTCGTCCTGCCCTTCGTGTTCGCCGAGACGCCGTCCGACGCCGTGCTGCGCGGGGCGGGGGCGGCGGCCTCGTACTTCGGCATGCGGGCCAGCTATCGCGGCTTCGCCTTCCCGACCCTGGTCGGCGTCCTGCCGCAGGGCGAGGGCGTAGTGTTCGGCCAGTCGGGCCAGACGATCGGCGGCCTCGTCCTGCCGCAGGTCAGTGGCCCCACCCTGGCGGTGGTCGCCAACCCGCAGGCGCCGGAGCATCGGCTGCTGCTGGTGATCGGCCGCGACACCTCCGAGATCCGCCGCGCCGCCCTGGCGCTCAGCATCTCGCAGGGCGGCCTGAGCGGCGCCATGGCCCAGGTCGACACCGCCCTGATCGCCCCCCGCGCGCCCTATGACGCGCCGCGCTGGCTGCGCATGGATCGTCCGGTGCGGATGGGCGAACTGGTCGACGCCCAACTGCTGCAGGCGCCGGGCCTGTCGCCGGCCCCGGTGACCGTGCCGTTCCGCGTCGCGCCCGACCTCTTCCTGTGGCCGGTGCAGGGCGCGCCGATGCGCGTGCGCTACCGCTATCCCAAGGGGCCGTGGTTCGACCGCGAGCAGTCGCGCCTGGACGTGTCGCTGAACGGCCAGTACCTGCGCTCCTATCGGCTGAGCGCCCAGGACCGCACCGCCGAGGTGCGCGGCCTGTTCAACCGCTTCGCCCGCAACGAGCACAGCCTGGACCTGCCGCCCTACCTGCTGTTCGGCGCCAGCCAGCTGCAGTTCTATTTCGACATCAAGAGCAACAAGACCGGCGCGTGCCAGGGCCAGCTGCCGACCAACGTCCACAGCGGCATCGATCCCGACAGCACCATCGACCTCAGCGGCGGCCGCCACTTCGCGGCCCTGCCGAACCTGGCCTTCTTCGCCAGCGCCGGCTTTCCGTTCACGCGTAACGCCGACCTCGACAAGACCACCGTGGTGCTGGACGCCAATCCCGCCCCGGCCGACATCGAGGCCTATCTGAACCTGATGGGTCGGTTCGGCGACGTCACCGGCGCGCCGGTGACCCGGGTGGCGGTGGCGCGCGGCGCCGACGCCGCCTCGCTGAAGGGCCGCGACGTGCTGCTGATCGGCCGGCCTGAGACGGCGCGGCGCCTCTCGGGCCTGTTCGCCGGTGCGCCGGTGGCCTTCGAGGACGACCGCCTGCGCCTGAAGGCGGCCGCCCTGGCCGAGCGGGTGTTCCTGATGGCTGACGGCGAGGCCGCCAAGGCCCGCGAGCATGCCGACGACCTGCTGGTGGCCGGCGACGGCTTCGAGGGCCTGGTCAGCTTCCGCTCGCCCTACGACCGCGACCGGGCGGTGGTGGCGGTGCTGGCCAGCGATCCGGCCCGCCTGCCGGCGGTGATCGCCCGCCTCGACGACCCGGCCCAGAACGCCCGCGTGCAGGGCGACCTGGCGGTGGTCACCGAGGACGGCTTCTCCAGCTTCCAGGTCGGCAAGCAGTTCCACACCGGCGACCTGCCCTGGTGGGTCTACATGATGTGGTGGCTGAGCCAGCGTCCGCTGCTGTTGGCCGCCTCCATCTTCGGCGTCGGCCTGGCGCTGTCGTTCCCGATCATCTTCGCGCTGAAGTCCGTCGCGCGACGCCGTCTCGAAGGGGACAGCCACAAGTGA